A window of Xylophilus sp. GW821-FHT01B05 contains these coding sequences:
- a CDS encoding c-type cytochrome: protein MLLPALGLAATAEQAQVLARKNGCMACHGMVHKQIGPGFAQIAQRYRNDPAAPQQVAAKIRNGSVGTWGRVIMPRQSLVTEADAAVLAEWVLSQPSRP from the coding sequence TTGCTGCTGCCTGCTCTCGGGTTGGCCGCCACTGCGGAACAGGCGCAGGTGCTGGCCCGCAAGAACGGCTGCATGGCCTGCCACGGCATGGTCCACAAGCAGATCGGCCCCGGCTTTGCGCAGATCGCGCAGCGCTACCGCAACGACCCCGCCGCGCCGCAGCAGGTCGCCGCAAAGATCCGCAACGGCAGCGTGGGCACATGGGGCCGGGTCATCATGCCGCGCCAGTCGCTGGTGACTGAGGCGGATGCGGCGGTGTTGGCGGAGTGGGTGCTGTCTCAGCCGTCGCGGCCTTGA
- a CDS encoding CaiB/BaiF CoA-transferase family protein — MKGTLPLAGIRVLDLSRVLAGPWSAMVLADLGAEVIKVEIPGRGDDTRDWGLRVGSTETAYFNSVNRNKRSITVDLQTAEGQEIVRALVKKSDVVIQNFKYGGLDRMGLGYAQLSKEQPGLIFCSITGYDSTGPEATRPGYDLVVQGETGLMAMNGEATQPPLKFGVAAVDLFTGMYAAQAMLAALYEREKTGKGRNIEMALFDCGLMITAYYGLEALLLGQDPPRYGNAHPSIVPYGVFDAEDGPVVITVGNNAQFARFCTDVIERPDLAADERFKTNVLRAANRDALVPEILRELGQRKRQLLLERLTRAGIPCGEVLGLHEAMTSKRATESGLVTTQPHPEAGSVNVLAPPYRFDGERLPVRSAPPQLGEGTREVLQSLLGLSEDKVAQLQRDGVL; from the coding sequence ATGAAGGGCACGCTTCCGCTGGCGGGCATCCGCGTACTGGACCTCTCCCGCGTCCTCGCCGGCCCCTGGTCGGCCATGGTGCTGGCCGACCTGGGCGCAGAAGTCATCAAGGTCGAGATCCCCGGCCGTGGCGACGACACGCGCGACTGGGGGCTGCGCGTGGGCAGCACCGAAACCGCCTACTTCAACAGCGTCAACCGCAACAAGCGCTCGATCACGGTCGATCTGCAGACGGCCGAAGGCCAGGAGATCGTGCGTGCGCTGGTGAAGAAGAGCGACGTGGTGATCCAGAACTTCAAGTACGGCGGGCTCGACAGGATGGGCCTGGGCTACGCCCAGCTCAGCAAAGAGCAGCCGGGCCTGATCTTCTGCTCGATCACCGGCTACGACAGCACCGGGCCAGAGGCCACGCGCCCCGGCTACGACCTGGTCGTGCAGGGTGAAACCGGGCTGATGGCCATGAACGGCGAGGCCACCCAGCCACCGCTGAAGTTTGGCGTGGCGGCGGTTGACCTGTTCACCGGCATGTACGCCGCGCAAGCCATGCTGGCCGCGCTGTACGAGCGCGAGAAAACCGGCAAGGGCCGCAACATCGAGATGGCGCTGTTCGACTGCGGCCTGATGATCACCGCCTACTACGGCCTGGAGGCCCTGCTGCTGGGCCAAGACCCGCCGCGCTACGGCAATGCCCACCCGTCCATCGTGCCCTACGGCGTGTTCGACGCCGAAGACGGCCCGGTGGTGATCACGGTGGGCAACAACGCGCAGTTCGCGCGCTTCTGCACCGACGTGATCGAGCGGCCCGACCTGGCCGCCGACGAACGCTTCAAGACCAACGTCCTGCGCGCCGCCAACCGCGACGCCCTGGTGCCCGAGATCCTGCGCGAACTGGGCCAGCGCAAGCGCCAGCTCCTTCTGGAGCGACTGACCCGCGCCGGCATCCCCTGCGGCGAGGTGCTGGGCCTGCACGAGGCCATGACTTCCAAGCGCGCCACCGAGTCCGGGCTGGTAACCACCCAGCCGCACCCCGAGGCCGGCAGCGTCAACGTACTGGCGCCGCCCTACCGCTTCGACGGCGAACGCCTGCCGGTGCGCAGCGCGCCACCGCAGTTGGGCGAAGGCACGCGGGAGGTGTTGCAGTCGCTGCTGGGCTTGTCTGAAGACAAGGTGGCGCAGTTGCAGAGGGATGGGGTTCTTTGA
- a CDS encoding acyl-CoA dehydrogenase family protein, with protein sequence MNFEHTEDRRMLADSLNRFIAEQYAFDARDHIAKSQHGFSKEIFQQFAELGVIGALFTEADGGFGGGGFDIAVVFEALGRGLVVEPLLGALMVGEAISAAGSAAQKEKLADIISGSTVAAFAHDEADTHYERTRVATRAERSGNGWVLNGAKAVVAQGEQADLFLVSARSSGQVDDEAGISLFLVPAKTAGLTVRGCPAVDGGRVAELTLDGVTLGADALLGAEGQGHVALERAIGRGVLALSAEALGAMEAAKTATLDYLRTRKQFGLLIGSFQALQHRMADLLLEIEQARSTVINAAAAIDSEDRVTRERALSAAKFSIGRIGALVAEESIQLHGGIGMTWELPLPHYAKRLVMIDHQLGDEDHHLQRYIALGQASGQETAA encoded by the coding sequence ATGAATTTTGAACACACCGAAGACCGGCGCATGCTCGCCGACAGCCTGAACCGCTTCATCGCTGAGCAATACGCCTTTGATGCACGCGACCACATTGCCAAGTCGCAGCACGGTTTCAGCAAGGAAATCTTCCAGCAGTTTGCAGAACTGGGCGTGATCGGCGCGCTGTTTACCGAGGCCGATGGCGGCTTTGGCGGCGGCGGCTTTGACATTGCCGTGGTCTTCGAAGCACTGGGCCGTGGCCTGGTGGTCGAGCCGCTGCTGGGCGCGTTGATGGTCGGCGAGGCGATCAGCGCCGCCGGCAGCGCTGCGCAGAAAGAGAAGCTGGCCGACATCATCAGCGGCAGCACCGTAGCGGCCTTTGCACACGACGAGGCCGACACGCACTACGAGCGCACGCGCGTGGCCACCCGCGCCGAACGCAGCGGCAATGGCTGGGTACTGAACGGCGCCAAGGCGGTCGTGGCGCAGGGCGAGCAGGCCGACCTGTTCCTGGTCTCTGCCCGCAGCTCGGGCCAGGTGGACGACGAAGCCGGCATCTCTCTCTTCCTGGTGCCCGCAAAGACCGCCGGCCTCACGGTGCGCGGCTGCCCCGCCGTCGACGGTGGCCGCGTGGCAGAACTCACGCTCGATGGCGTGACGCTGGGCGCAGACGCGCTGCTGGGCGCAGAAGGCCAGGGCCACGTGGCACTGGAGCGCGCCATCGGCCGCGGCGTGCTTGCGCTCAGCGCCGAGGCGCTGGGCGCCATGGAAGCGGCCAAGACCGCCACGCTCGACTACCTGCGCACGCGCAAGCAGTTCGGCCTGCTGATCGGCAGCTTCCAGGCGCTGCAGCACCGCATGGCAGACCTGCTGCTGGAGATTGAGCAGGCGCGCTCGACCGTGATCAATGCAGCGGCTGCCATCGACAGCGAAGACCGCGTGACGCGCGAGCGCGCACTGTCGGCCGCCAAGTTCAGCATCGGCCGCATCGGCGCGCTGGTGGCAGAGGAAAGCATTCAGCTGCACGGCGGCATCGGCATGACCTGGGAGCTGCCGCTGCCGCACTACGCCAAGCGCCTGGTGATGATCGACCACCAGTTGGGCGACGAAGACCACCACCTGCAGCGCTACATCGCGCTCGGTCAAGCATCTGGCCAGGAGACTGCAGCATGA
- a CDS encoding acyl-CoA dehydrogenase family protein produces the protein MDLNFTPEEEAFRAQVRAFLADKLPARLSAKVSGGQILGKADMEEWHATLNAHGWLANHWPEQYGGPGWTAVEKFIFENECALAFAPRVVPFGVNMLGPVLIKYGNEAQKSYWLPRILSGADWWCQGYSEPGAGSDLAAVKTSAVRGTDAQGEHYIVNGQKTWTTLGQHANMIFCLVRTNREAKKQEGISFLLIDMNSPGVEVRPIITLDGEHEVNEVFFSDVRVPAENLVGEENKGWTCAKYLLTYERTNIAGVGFSVAALEQLKGIAAKQTKNGKPLNQDPAFAARLARVEIDLENMKTTNLRVIAAVAGGGVPGAESSMLKIRGTEIRQEISSLTRRAMGVYGRPFVEEALHDGYEGETFGPAYAKAAAARYFNNRKLSIFGGSNEIQKNIISKMILGL, from the coding sequence ATGGACCTGAACTTCACCCCAGAAGAAGAAGCCTTCCGCGCGCAAGTGCGCGCCTTCCTCGCCGACAAGCTGCCCGCACGCCTCTCGGCCAAGGTCAGCGGTGGCCAGATCCTCGGCAAGGCCGACATGGAAGAGTGGCACGCCACCCTCAACGCGCATGGCTGGCTGGCCAATCACTGGCCCGAGCAGTACGGCGGCCCGGGCTGGACGGCGGTAGAGAAGTTCATCTTCGAGAACGAATGCGCGCTGGCCTTTGCGCCGCGCGTCGTGCCCTTTGGCGTGAACATGCTCGGCCCGGTGCTGATCAAGTACGGCAACGAGGCGCAGAAAAGCTACTGGCTGCCGCGCATCCTGAGCGGTGCCGACTGGTGGTGCCAGGGCTACTCGGAACCCGGCGCGGGCTCTGACCTGGCGGCGGTAAAGACCTCGGCCGTGCGCGGCACCGATGCGCAGGGCGAGCACTACATCGTCAACGGCCAGAAGACCTGGACCACGCTGGGCCAGCACGCCAACATGATCTTCTGCCTGGTGCGCACCAACCGCGAGGCAAAGAAGCAAGAGGGCATCAGCTTTTTGCTGATCGACATGAACTCGCCCGGCGTGGAAGTGCGCCCGATCATCACGCTCGATGGCGAGCATGAGGTGAACGAAGTCTTCTTCTCCGACGTGCGCGTGCCGGCCGAAAACCTGGTGGGCGAAGAGAACAAGGGCTGGACCTGCGCCAAGTACCTGCTGACCTACGAGCGCACCAACATCGCGGGCGTGGGCTTCTCGGTGGCCGCGCTGGAGCAGCTCAAGGGCATTGCCGCCAAGCAGACCAAGAACGGCAAGCCGCTGAACCAGGACCCAGCCTTTGCCGCGCGCCTGGCGCGTGTCGAGATCGACCTGGAGAACATGAAGACCACCAACCTGCGCGTGATCGCTGCCGTTGCTGGTGGCGGCGTGCCGGGCGCGGAAAGCTCGATGCTGAAGATTCGCGGCACCGAGATCCGGCAAGAGATCTCGTCGCTGACGCGCCGTGCAATGGGCGTCTACGGCCGGCCTTTCGTCGAAGAGGCCCTGCATGACGGCTATGAAGGCGAAACCTTCGGCCCGGCCTACGCCAAGGCCGCCGCGGCGCGCTACTTCAACAACCGCAAGCTGTCGATCTTTGGCGGCTCGAACGAAATCCAGAAGAACATCATCTCCAAGATGATTCTTGGTCTGTAA
- a CDS encoding acetyl-CoA C-acyltransferase encodes MREAVIVSTARTPLTKAHRGEFNITSGATLAAFAVKAAVERSGLDPALIEDAILGCGYPEGTTGRNIARQSIVRAGLPISIAGTTVNRFCASGLQAIAMAAGRIVVDGAPAMIAGGVESISQIRSRSATDAGDNGMDPWIVEHKPALYMAMIETADIVAQRYGISREAQDRFSAESQRKTEEAQIAGRYKGEIVACTTTMAVTDKETKEVTYREVTATEDNCNRRGTTYEALTKLKPVMGEDKFITAGNASQLSDGASACVLMEAKDAERANLKPLGVFRGLAVAGCEPDEMGIGPVFAIPKLLARHGLKVDDIDLWELNEAFASQSIYCRDLLGIPSERLNVNGGAISIGHPFGMTGARLAGHVLIEGKRRGAKYAVVTMCIAGGMGAAGLFEIY; translated from the coding sequence ATGCGTGAAGCCGTCATCGTTTCCACCGCCCGCACCCCGCTGACCAAGGCGCACCGCGGCGAGTTCAACATCACCTCGGGCGCCACGCTGGCCGCCTTCGCGGTGAAGGCCGCCGTCGAGCGCTCGGGCCTGGACCCGGCGCTGATCGAGGACGCGATCCTCGGCTGCGGCTACCCCGAAGGCACCACCGGCCGCAACATCGCGCGCCAGAGCATCGTCCGCGCCGGCCTGCCGATCAGCATCGCCGGCACCACGGTGAACCGCTTCTGCGCCTCGGGCCTGCAGGCCATCGCCATGGCCGCCGGCCGCATCGTGGTGGACGGCGCGCCGGCCATGATTGCGGGCGGCGTCGAAAGCATCTCGCAGATCCGCAGCCGCAGCGCCACCGATGCCGGCGACAACGGCATGGACCCATGGATCGTGGAGCACAAGCCCGCGCTCTACATGGCCATGATCGAAACCGCCGACATCGTGGCCCAGCGCTACGGCATCAGCCGCGAAGCACAAGACCGCTTCTCGGCCGAGAGCCAGCGCAAGACCGAAGAGGCGCAGATCGCCGGCCGCTACAAGGGCGAGATCGTGGCCTGCACCACCACGATGGCCGTGACCGACAAGGAGACGAAGGAAGTTACCTACCGCGAAGTCACCGCCACCGAAGACAACTGCAACCGCCGCGGCACCACCTATGAGGCGCTGACCAAGCTGAAACCCGTGATGGGCGAAGACAAGTTCATCACCGCCGGCAACGCCTCGCAACTGTCCGACGGCGCATCGGCCTGCGTGCTGATGGAAGCCAAGGACGCCGAGCGCGCCAACCTCAAGCCGCTGGGCGTGTTCCGGGGCCTGGCAGTGGCCGGCTGCGAACCTGACGAGATGGGCATCGGCCCGGTCTTTGCGATCCCCAAGCTGCTGGCGCGCCACGGCCTGAAGGTGGACGACATCGACCTGTGGGAACTCAACGAAGCCTTTGCCTCGCAGTCGATCTACTGCAGGGACTTGCTGGGCATTCCGTCGGAGCGCCTGAACGTGAATGGCGGCGCGATCTCCATCGGCCACCCCTTTGGCATGACCGGCGCACGCCTGGCGGGCCACGTGCTGATCGAAGGCAAGCGCCGTGGCGCCAAGTACGCCGTGGTCACGATGTGCATTGCCGGCGGCATGGGCGCCGCCGGCCTATTCGAAATCTATTGA
- a CDS encoding 3-hydroxyacyl-CoA dehydrogenase NAD-binding domain-containing protein, producing the protein MATTPSSSSPTTSSGPVTFARHGDVFVVTIDNPPVNALGVEVRRGLVAAIEAAEADSAAKAVLIVGAGRNFIAGADIREFGKTPQLPSLPEVCLAIENCSKPVVAAVHGAALGGGLEIALSAHYRLASPTAKLGLPEVALGLLPGSGGTQRAPRLIGAKPALELMLSGRHAGAKEALPLGLIDRLGNDADALAEGLAYAQELVAANAPVRRTREATGLADVEASRAALEAARADTAKKSRGLFSPMKIIEAVEAALTLPFNEGMALERKLFLQCIDSPQRAGLIHAFFAEREVLKAPETKAAKPRALESAGIIGGGTMGAGIAVAMLDAGLPVTMVERDEPSLARGRQHVEKVYDGLIKKGRMTPEAKAAVMARFSGSTSYDALAQADIVVEAVFEDMAVKKAVFAELDRVCKPGAVLATNTSYLDIDEIAASIQRPQDVLGLHFFSPANIMKLLEIVVPAKVSADVVATGFALAQKLKKVPVRAGVCDGFIGNRILAVYRQAADHMMEDGASPYEIDAALRNFGYPMGPFQVADLAGGDIGWATRKRKAATRDPQARYVQIADRICERGWFGQKTQRGYYLYPEGARAGQPDPEVLAIIDAERQRAGITPRAFTEEEILRRYMAAMVNEGANVVHQRIALRPLDVDVTFLYGYGFPRHRGGPMKYADTVGLSQVLADIREFAKQDPVFWKPSPLLVELVERGADFASLNQSE; encoded by the coding sequence ATGGCCACCACCCCCAGCTCCAGCAGCCCCACCACGTCTTCCGGTCCCGTCACCTTTGCGCGCCATGGCGACGTGTTCGTGGTGACTATCGACAACCCGCCCGTCAACGCCCTGGGCGTGGAGGTGCGCCGCGGCCTTGTGGCTGCCATTGAAGCGGCCGAGGCCGACAGCGCCGCCAAAGCGGTGCTGATCGTCGGCGCGGGCCGCAACTTCATCGCGGGGGCCGACATCCGCGAGTTCGGTAAAACGCCGCAACTGCCATCGCTGCCCGAGGTCTGCCTGGCGATTGAGAACTGCAGCAAGCCGGTGGTTGCCGCCGTCCACGGCGCCGCGCTCGGCGGCGGGCTGGAAATTGCGCTGTCGGCGCACTACCGCCTGGCATCGCCCACCGCCAAGCTGGGCCTGCCCGAAGTGGCGCTGGGCCTGCTGCCCGGCTCGGGCGGCACGCAGCGCGCGCCGCGCCTGATCGGCGCCAAGCCCGCGCTGGAATTGATGTTGAGCGGCCGCCACGCCGGCGCAAAGGAAGCCCTGCCGCTAGGCCTGATCGACCGCCTGGGCAACGACGCCGACGCGCTGGCCGAAGGCCTGGCCTACGCGCAAGAACTGGTCGCCGCCAACGCGCCCGTGCGCCGCACGCGTGAAGCCACCGGCCTGGCCGATGTGGAAGCCAGCCGCGCCGCCCTGGAAGCCGCGCGCGCCGACACCGCCAAGAAAAGCCGTGGCCTGTTCTCGCCGATGAAGATCATCGAAGCCGTCGAAGCCGCGCTCACGCTGCCCTTTAACGAAGGCATGGCGCTGGAGCGCAAGCTGTTTCTGCAGTGCATCGACAGCCCGCAGCGCGCCGGCCTGATCCACGCCTTCTTTGCCGAGCGCGAAGTGCTGAAGGCCCCTGAAACCAAGGCCGCCAAGCCGCGCGCATTGGAATCGGCCGGCATCATTGGCGGCGGCACCATGGGCGCGGGCATTGCCGTGGCCATGCTCGACGCGGGCCTGCCCGTGACCATGGTCGAGCGCGACGAGCCCAGCCTGGCGCGCGGCCGCCAGCATGTCGAGAAGGTGTATGACGGCCTGATCAAGAAGGGTCGCATGACGCCCGAGGCCAAGGCTGCGGTGATGGCGCGCTTCAGCGGCTCGACCAGCTACGACGCGCTGGCGCAGGCCGACATCGTGGTCGAAGCGGTGTTCGAGGACATGGCCGTGAAGAAGGCCGTGTTCGCCGAGCTTGACCGCGTGTGCAAGCCCGGCGCCGTGCTGGCCACCAACACGTCTTACCTCGACATCGACGAGATAGCGGCCAGCATCCAGCGCCCGCAAGACGTGCTGGGCCTGCACTTCTTCTCGCCCGCCAACATCATGAAGCTGCTGGAGATCGTGGTGCCGGCCAAGGTCAGCGCCGACGTGGTCGCCACCGGTTTCGCGCTGGCGCAAAAGCTCAAGAAGGTGCCGGTGCGCGCCGGCGTGTGCGACGGCTTTATCGGCAACCGCATCCTGGCCGTGTACCGCCAGGCCGCCGACCACATGATGGAAGACGGCGCATCGCCCTACGAGATCGACGCGGCGCTGCGCAACTTTGGCTACCCGATGGGCCCGTTCCAGGTGGCCGACCTGGCCGGCGGCGACATTGGCTGGGCCACGCGCAAGCGCAAGGCCGCCACGCGCGACCCGCAGGCACGCTATGTACAGATTGCCGACCGCATCTGCGAGCGCGGCTGGTTCGGCCAGAAAACCCAGCGCGGCTACTACCTGTACCCCGAAGGCGCCCGCGCCGGCCAGCCCGACCCGGAAGTGCTGGCCATCATCGACGCCGAGCGCCAGCGCGCCGGCATCACGCCGCGCGCCTTCACCGAAGAAGAAATCTTGCGCCGCTACATGGCCGCCATGGTCAACGAAGGCGCCAACGTCGTGCACCAGCGCATTGCGCTGCGCCCGCTCGACGTGGACGTGACCTTCCTCTACGGCTACGGCTTCCCGCGCCATCGCGGCGGCCCCATGAAATACGCCGACACCGTGGGCCTGTCCCAGGTGCTGGCCGACATCCGCGAGTTCGCCAAGCAAGACCCGGTCTTCTGGAAGCCTTCGCCGCTGCTGGTCGAGTTGGTCGAACGCGGTGCGGACTTCGCCAGCCTCAATCAATCCGAATAA
- a CDS encoding LysR family transcriptional regulator, which produces MDVQSLTLLVEILDAGNLSAAARRLKMSRANVSYHLNQLERSVGAQLVRRTTRRAEPTEIGLRLYQHGVAIQTELLAARESVTTLGEGLQGRVRLSVPSGYGQLVMADWLIDFKRLYPGIVLDVVFENRIEDLLRDEVDIAIRVIPEPPQNLVARALGPVRYVACASRDYAAKHPLPTQLDELQGAPVVTAAVIGRQLRVSAYQGETRREVVLEPTLISENFLFLRQAILAGLGIGLVPDYVVNEDMRRGEVLTTLDDWRLSIFGTQMFMLYMPNRQHTRAIRTFIDFILERVPAVVRTS; this is translated from the coding sequence ATGGACGTTCAATCGCTCACCCTGTTGGTGGAAATCCTCGACGCCGGCAACCTCAGCGCGGCGGCGCGCCGGCTCAAGATGAGCCGCGCCAATGTCAGCTACCACCTGAACCAGCTAGAGCGCTCGGTGGGTGCGCAACTGGTGCGCCGCACCACCCGCCGCGCCGAGCCGACCGAGATCGGCCTGCGCCTGTACCAGCACGGCGTGGCCATCCAGACCGAGCTGCTGGCCGCGCGCGAATCCGTCACCACGCTGGGCGAAGGCCTGCAGGGCCGCGTGCGGCTGAGCGTGCCCAGCGGCTACGGGCAACTGGTCATGGCTGACTGGCTGATCGACTTCAAGCGCCTGTACCCGGGCATCGTGCTGGACGTGGTGTTTGAGAACCGCATCGAAGACCTGCTGCGCGACGAGGTCGATATTGCGATCCGCGTGATCCCCGAGCCGCCGCAGAACCTGGTGGCGCGCGCGCTGGGGCCGGTGCGCTACGTGGCTTGTGCGTCACGCGACTACGCGGCCAAGCACCCGCTGCCCACGCAGCTGGACGAGCTGCAGGGCGCGCCGGTGGTCACCGCCGCCGTCATCGGCCGGCAACTGCGCGTATCTGCCTACCAGGGCGAGACAAGGCGCGAGGTGGTGCTGGAGCCCACGCTGATCTCCGAGAACTTCCTGTTCCTGCGCCAGGCCATTCTTGCCGGCCTGGGCATAGGCCTGGTGCCTGACTACGTGGTGAACGAAGACATGCGCCGCGGCGAGGTGCTGACCACGCTGGACGACTGGCGCCTCTCCATCTTCGGCACGCAGATGTTCATGCTCTACATGCCCAACCGCCAGCACACGCGCGCGATCCGGACCTTTATCGACTTCATCCTGGAGCGCGTGCCGGCGGTAGTGCGCACTTCTTAA
- a CDS encoding UDP-N-acetylglucosamine 1-carboxyvinyltransferase, translating to MSNLVVHGGTPLRGRITPSANKNAVLPILCATLLTREPLRLHGVPDITDVRKILEIFRTLGSEVRMDHVSGTLELHHRSTHFDAARHRLPEEMRSSIMLIPPLLARFGIARLEDNIKGCTLGVREIDPHVDVFRRFGGQVERAEGSLLVRCAGPLTPTDHWLDYASVTTTENFVLCAAAAGGTSTLTNAASEPHVQEFCRFMALIGVRIEGMGTSRLTVHGGQALQGGEFRFDEDFHEITTFLALGAITGGDVVVRNSAPENFPLIDRTFAKFGVQITHEDGWSRAHCPGPLQVQTPFTSNVLTKVEAAPWPYFPVDLLPIFIALGVRAQGNAMFWNKVYDGAMGWTGELSKFGAHVFQSDPHRLVTFGGSPLTPAVVESPYIIRVAIALFMVAASIPGRSEIRNATPIRRAHPRFAENLRSLGAQVEWTNEE from the coding sequence ATGTCCAATCTCGTCGTCCACGGTGGCACGCCTTTGCGCGGTCGCATCACGCCCTCTGCCAACAAGAACGCGGTGCTGCCGATACTCTGCGCCACGCTGCTCACCCGCGAGCCGCTGCGCCTGCACGGCGTGCCCGACATCACCGATGTGCGCAAGATCCTGGAGATCTTCCGCACCCTGGGCAGCGAGGTGCGCATGGACCACGTCAGCGGCACGCTGGAGCTGCACCACCGCAGCACCCACTTTGACGCGGCGCGCCACCGGCTGCCGGAGGAAATGCGCTCTTCCATCATGCTGATACCGCCGCTGCTGGCGCGCTTTGGCATCGCCCGGCTGGAGGACAACATCAAGGGCTGCACGCTGGGCGTGCGCGAGATCGATCCGCATGTGGACGTGTTTCGCCGCTTTGGCGGCCAGGTCGAGCGCGCGGAGGGCTCTTTGCTGGTGCGCTGCGCCGGGCCGCTGACGCCGACCGACCACTGGCTGGACTACGCATCGGTCACCACCACCGAGAACTTCGTGCTGTGCGCGGCGGCTGCAGGCGGCACCTCGACCCTGACCAATGCGGCCTCCGAGCCGCATGTGCAGGAGTTCTGCCGCTTCATGGCGCTGATCGGCGTGCGCATCGAGGGCATGGGCACTTCGCGCCTGACGGTGCATGGCGGCCAGGCGCTGCAGGGCGGCGAGTTCCGGTTCGACGAGGATTTTCATGAGATCACGACCTTCCTGGCACTGGGCGCGATCACCGGCGGCGACGTCGTGGTGCGCAACAGCGCGCCCGAGAACTTTCCGCTGATTGACCGCACCTTTGCCAAGTTTGGCGTACAGATCACGCACGAAGACGGCTGGTCGCGCGCCCACTGCCCCGGCCCGCTGCAGGTGCAGACGCCCTTCACCAGCAACGTGCTGACCAAGGTCGAGGCCGCGCCCTGGCCCTACTTCCCGGTGGACCTGCTGCCGATCTTCATTGCGCTGGGCGTGCGCGCGCAGGGCAACGCCATGTTCTGGAACAAGGTCTACGACGGCGCCATGGGCTGGACCGGCGAGCTGTCGAAGTTTGGCGCCCACGTGTTCCAGTCCGACCCGCACCGGCTGGTGACTTTTGGCGGCAGCCCGTTGACGCCGGCGGTGGTGGAGAGCCCCTACATCATCCGCGTGGCGATTGCGCTGTTCATGGTCGCCGCCAGCATCCCGGGCCGCTCAGAGATCCGCAACGCCACCCCGATCCGCCGCGCCCACCCGCGCTTTGCCGAGAACCTGCGCAGCCTGGGCGCGCAGGTGGAATGGACCAACGAGGAATAA
- a CDS encoding SlyX family protein, which yields MDPSHTTDQRLTDLEIKASFTEDLLDQLNLTIYRQQQQIDSLVLQVTQLRQQMPEGGGATRNLRDELPPHY from the coding sequence ATGGACCCTTCCCACACCACCGACCAGCGCCTGACCGACCTCGAAATCAAGGCCAGCTTCACCGAAGACCTGCTGGACCAGCTCAACCTCACCATCTACCGGCAACAGCAGCAGATCGACAGTCTGGTGCTGCAGGTCACCCAGTTGCGGCAGCAAATGCCGGAGGGTGGCGGCGCCACGCGAAACTTGCGCGACGAACTACCTCCGCACTATTGA
- a CDS encoding LysR family transcriptional regulator, whose protein sequence is MGPGNRPLDLEWLEDFLALADSGSFSRAAEARAIAQPAFSRHIRGLEDWVGVELFDRSAHPAALTAAGKRFLPLLEDVLASLEAARIKARAAHEQAAASLRFAATHVLSLTFFPRWLSGVESRLQVGPIQMVSDSSQACEDLILQRRVQFLLCHGHPDVPGRLDEAQYPVLRLSDDVLMPVTAADAHGQPRHAIANAVNNANTPLPVLAYSEASGLGRIMRARMRGAFGEAPSPALPNVNVVFTAHHAVLLKTMALEGRGVAWLPRSLIAEELQRGQLVEAGGEPWQVPVEIRLYRQRAEMAAAAEALWALAGQGIAG, encoded by the coding sequence ATGGGCCCCGGCAACCGACCGCTAGACCTCGAATGGCTTGAAGACTTCCTGGCGCTGGCCGACAGCGGCAGCTTCTCGCGCGCGGCAGAGGCCCGCGCCATCGCCCAGCCCGCCTTCAGCCGCCACATCCGCGGGCTGGAGGATTGGGTCGGCGTAGAGCTGTTTGACCGCAGCGCCCACCCGGCCGCACTCACCGCCGCGGGCAAGCGCTTTCTGCCGCTGCTGGAAGACGTGCTGGCCAGCCTGGAGGCCGCCCGCATCAAGGCCCGCGCCGCGCACGAGCAAGCCGCCGCCAGCCTGCGCTTTGCCGCCACGCATGTGTTGTCGCTGACCTTCTTCCCGCGCTGGCTCAGCGGTGTGGAATCACGGCTCCAGGTGGGCCCGATCCAGATGGTGTCCGACAGCTCGCAGGCCTGCGAAGACCTGATCCTTCAGCGCCGCGTGCAGTTTTTGCTGTGCCACGGCCACCCCGATGTGCCGGGCCGGCTGGACGAAGCGCAGTACCCGGTGCTGCGCCTGAGCGATGACGTGCTGATGCCCGTCACCGCCGCCGACGCGCACGGCCAGCCGCGCCACGCCATAGCCAACGCCGTAAACAACGCCAACACGCCGCTGCCGGTGCTGGCCTACAGCGAGGCCAGCGGCCTGGGCCGCATCATGCGCGCCCGCATGCGCGGCGCCTTTGGCGAGGCGCCCTCCCCGGCCCTGCCCAACGTGAACGTGGTCTTTACCGCCCACCACGCCGTACTGCTCAAGACCATGGCCCTGGAAGGCCGTGGCGTGGCCTGGCTGCCGCGCAGCCTGATCGCAGAAGAGCTGCAGCGCGGACAGTTGGTGGAAGCCGGCGGCGAGCCATGGCAGGTGCCGGTGGAGATCCGCCTGTACCGCCAGCGTGCCGAGATGGCGGCGGCGGCAGAGGCGCTGTGGGCGCTGGCGGGCCAGGGAATCGCAGGCTGA